Part of the Paeniglutamicibacter sulfureus genome, CCCCGCTGCCGGTGGAGGACTGGAACGCCCAGATCTCGCTGATGACCGGGATGGAGGCCGCCCGCATCATGCTCCAGGCCAAGGTGGGCCTGTTGCGCACCATGCCGCCGCCGGCGGAAAAGGACATCAGGATCTTCCGGCTCCAGGCCAAGGCGCTGGGGACGGTCTGGGAGCCTGAGCAGCCCTATGGCGAGTTCCTGCGCTCCCTGGACCTGGCCGACCCGCGCCAGCTGGCCCTCATGCACCAGGCCACGAGCCTGTTCCGCGGTGCCACCTACACCGTGCTGGACGGCGAGGTGCCCGAGGACATTGTCCAGGCAGCCATCGCCGCGCCCTATGCGCACACCACCGCGCCGTTGCGCCGGCTCGTGGACCGCTTCGCGCTGCTCATCTGCTCCTACGCCGTCCACGGCCAGGAGGTTCCGGCCGGAGTGCGCGAGGTGCTGCCCCAGCTTCCGGACCTGATGAACACCTCGAACCGCATCGTCAACAACGTCGAACGCGCCGCCGTGGACACCGTGGAGGCCGCCTCGCTGGCCCACCGGGTGGGAGAACGCTTCGCGGCGGTGACGATCACCGGAACCGAGGATTCGGGCAACGGCAACCACCGCACCGGCGGCACCCTTCAGGTGAAGGACCCGGCTGTCATGGCGCGCTTTGAGGGGACGGCGGAGGCGGGGATGCAGGTCGAGGCCGAGCTGGTGCACGCGGACATGGCCAGCCGCAAGGTGCTCTTCCGGATCGTCGGCCCCTGAGAACTGCGCCGTGGCCCGGTGCGGCGGGTCCCCGGCGCAGCGGGCCACGGACGGCCCTGCAGCCCGGACCTCCGGGGGCAATACGCGGAATTGACCGGACTCACGATATGCTTGAACGGTATACAAGGATGCCCGGTCGCGTACCTTGAAAAGAATTCATGCGGGATTACCCAGCGACTTCCGCGCCCCACGTGGTCAGACCCACTTGACCACTAGCTAAGCCTGCGATCGGCTCCGCTGGAAGCACCTCTGATTGTGGTGGACCTCCGACCCCACTTCCCCGGCCTTGCCGGGGACGGTCGTCGAGCACCCCGGTCCCAGGCGCCTAAACGAATGAGACCCCCTGTGTCGAATACAGAACACCTGCTGACCGCCGACTCGGCGTCCGAGGCAGTGGACATCGAAGAATCCCTGTCCACGGATGAAACCCCGCACGAACTCCCCCAGCTGACCTTCGCCGACTTCGGCGTCCGCGCCGACATCGTCGAGTCCCTGACCGACGCCGGCATCCTGCACCCCTTCCCCATCCAGTCGATGACCCTCCCTGTCGCCCTGGGCGGACACGACATCATTGGCCAGGCCAAGACCGGCACCGGCAAGACCTTCGGCTTCGGCATCCCCGCGCTGCAGCGCGTGGTCGGCCCCACCGACGAGGGCTACGACAAGCTCCCGGCCCCCGGCGCCCCGCAGGCCCTGATCGTCGCCCCGACCCGCGAGCTTGCCGTGCAGGTCGCCGCCGACATCGAAAAGGCCTCGACCAAGCGCAACGCCCGCATCGCCACGATCTACGGCGGCCGTGCCTACGAGCCGCAGATCGAGCAGCTGAACAACGGCGTCGAGATCGTCGTGGGCACCCCCGGGCGCCTGATCGACCTGCACCGCCAGCGCCACCTGAACCTAAAGAACGTGCGCCTTGTGGTCCTCGACGAGGCCGACGAGATGCTGGACCTGGGCTTCCTGCCCGATGTCGAGACGCTGCTCGCCGCCACCCCGGCGACCCGCCAGACCATGCTCTTCTCGGCCACCATGCCCGGCCCGGTCATCGCCATGGCCCGCCGCTACATGACCAAGCCGACGCACATTCGCGCCGCTGACCCGGACGACGACTCGATCACCAAGAAGGACATCCGCCAGGTCGTCTACCGCGCCCACCAGTTGGACAAGGACGAGGTCGTGGCCCGCATCCTGCAGGCCGAGGGCCGCGGACGCACCATCATCTTCACCAAGACCAAGCGCTCGGCAGCCAAGCTGACCGACGAACTGATCGATCGCGGCTTCGCCGCCGGCGCCATGCACGGGGACCTGGGCCAGGGCGCCCGCGAGCAGGCACTGCGCGCCTTCCGCAACAACAAGGTCGACGTGCTGGTGGCCACCGACGTCGCGGCCCGCGGCATCGACGTCGACGACGTCACCCACGTGATCAACCTGCAGTGCCCGGAGGACGAGAAGACCTACTTGCACCGCGTCGGACGCACCGGCCGCGCCGGCAACAAGGGCACCGCGGTGACCTTCGTTGACTGGGAAGACGTCCCGCGCTGGGGCTTGATCAACAAGGCCCTGGGCCTGAACGTCACCGAACCGGTGGAAACCTACTCCTCCTCGGCCCACCTCTTCACCGACCTGCACATCCCGGCAGGGACCAAGGGCCGTCTGCCGCGCCACGCGCGCAAGCTTGAGGGCCTGGCCGGGGAGAAGCTCGAGGACCTGGGCGAGACCGGCAAGAAGAACTCCCCGCGTTCCTCCGACGGTGGACGTCGCTCGGAGCGCGGCGGCGAGCGCGGCGGCAACAGCTCGGAGCGCGGCGGACGCCACGGCCATTCCCGCGGCCGATCCGACCGCCCGGCCCGCGAGGGCGAACGCCACCGCGAGTCGGCCCCCGCCTCCGAGAACGCCGGCACCACCGAGTCTTCGGACCAGGGCGCACCGCAGGCCGAGCGCCCGGCACGCACCCGCCCCAACCGCAGCCGCACCCGCCGCCGCGAGGGCGAAGTCGTGAACCGCACCGACGCCGAGTAGATTGACGCCAAGCAACTAGATGACGTTGACCAGCATTCCCGACGGGCCCATCGCCGATCCTTCACCGGACGCCGATGGGCCCGCCGCGGCATCCCCCGTCCCCGCCTGGGATCCGGCGGGACCCAACCTGATCGTCCATGCCGAAAACGCGACGTTCCTGCCCACCCTGCCCGACGAGTCCTTCACCCTGATCTACGTCGATCCGCCGTTCAACACCGGCCGGACGCAAAAGCGCCAGGTCATGACGTCGGTCCGTGCTGCCGCCGGCGAGGGCGACCGCGTCGGCTTCCAGGGCCGGAGCTACTCCACCCTGCGCGGGGACCTGCACAGTTACGACGACGCGTTCGACGACTACTGGTCCTTCCTGGAACCGCGCCTGCGCGAGGCCTGGCGGCTGTTGGCCGACGACGGCACGCTGTATGTGCACCTCGACTACCGCGAGGTCCACTACGCCAAGGTCATGCTCGACTCGATCTTCGGGCGCGAGTCCTTCCTGAATGAGATCATCTGGGCCTACGACTACGGAGCACGGGCCAAGTCCCGCTGGCCGGCCAAGCACGACAACATCCTCGTGTATGTCAAGAACCCGAAGACGTACCACTTCGACAACGCCGAGGTCGACCGCGAGCCCTACATGGCCCCCGGCCTGGTCACCGCCGAAAAGCGCGAGCGCGGCAAGCTGCCCACCGATGTCTGGTGGCACACCATCGTCTCGCCGACTGGCAAGGAAAAGACCGGGTACCCGACGCAGAAGCCCGAGGGCATCCTGCGCCGGATCATCAACGCGAGTTCTCGCGAGGGTGACTGGGTCCTGGACTTCTTCGCGGGCTCCGGCACGACCGGTTCCGTCGCGCAGGCACTGGGCCGCCGCTTCGTCTGCGTGGACGAAAACCCCCAGTCGATCTCCGTGATGAGCAAACGCATCCCGAAGGCCA contains:
- a CDS encoding ribonuclease catalytic domain-containing protein, translating into MIHQSIALTPEARSTALAQALQALETEFALRSEFPPEVLAEARRAIADFERPAIDRREIELVTIDPATSTDLDQAVHLARNGDGYMVHYAIADVPGFVALGGSLDAETRLRGQTVYLPHRRISLHPESISEDAGSLLPGQDRSAYLWAFTLDAGGSVTHTALERAIVRSREKLNYVDVQAALDDGTASAMLQLLREIGLKRIELERARGGASLRIPSQEVECVDGTYVIVADAPLPVEDWNAQISLMTGMEAARIMLQAKVGLLRTMPPPAEKDIRIFRLQAKALGTVWEPEQPYGEFLRSLDLADPRQLALMHQATSLFRGATYTVLDGEVPEDIVQAAIAAPYAHTTAPLRRLVDRFALLICSYAVHGQEVPAGVREVLPQLPDLMNTSNRIVNNVERAAVDTVEAASLAHRVGERFAAVTITGTEDSGNGNHRTGGTLQVKDPAVMARFEGTAEAGMQVEAELVHADMASRKVLFRIVGP
- a CDS encoding DEAD/DEAH box helicase — its product is MRPPVSNTEHLLTADSASEAVDIEESLSTDETPHELPQLTFADFGVRADIVESLTDAGILHPFPIQSMTLPVALGGHDIIGQAKTGTGKTFGFGIPALQRVVGPTDEGYDKLPAPGAPQALIVAPTRELAVQVAADIEKASTKRNARIATIYGGRAYEPQIEQLNNGVEIVVGTPGRLIDLHRQRHLNLKNVRLVVLDEADEMLDLGFLPDVETLLAATPATRQTMLFSATMPGPVIAMARRYMTKPTHIRAADPDDDSITKKDIRQVVYRAHQLDKDEVVARILQAEGRGRTIIFTKTKRSAAKLTDELIDRGFAAGAMHGDLGQGAREQALRAFRNNKVDVLVATDVAARGIDVDDVTHVINLQCPEDEKTYLHRVGRTGRAGNKGTAVTFVDWEDVPRWGLINKALGLNVTEPVETYSSSAHLFTDLHIPAGTKGRLPRHARKLEGLAGEKLEDLGETGKKNSPRSSDGGRRSERGGERGGNSSERGGRHGHSRGRSDRPAREGERHRESAPASENAGTTESSDQGAPQAERPARTRPNRSRTRRREGEVVNRTDAE
- a CDS encoding DNA-methyltransferase, with the translated sequence MTLTSIPDGPIADPSPDADGPAAASPVPAWDPAGPNLIVHAENATFLPTLPDESFTLIYVDPPFNTGRTQKRQVMTSVRAAAGEGDRVGFQGRSYSTLRGDLHSYDDAFDDYWSFLEPRLREAWRLLADDGTLYVHLDYREVHYAKVMLDSIFGRESFLNEIIWAYDYGARAKSRWPAKHDNILVYVKNPKTYHFDNAEVDREPYMAPGLVTAEKRERGKLPTDVWWHTIVSPTGKEKTGYPTQKPEGILRRIINASSREGDWVLDFFAGSGTTGSVAQALGRRFVCVDENPQSISVMSKRIPKATLLQVLED